The stretch of DNA CAGGTCGAGGTAGTCCACGGGTGGCACAACGGGCTCGTCGCCCTGCGCggcctgctgctgctgctccgggtTCATGACCAGGAACCGCTTCACGTACCGGAGGACGCGGCAGACGGAGGAGAAGCCCGGCCGCTGCTCCGGGTCGGCGTGCCAGCACCGCTTGGTCAGGGCGGTCAGGTACTTGGGCGTCTGGAACGGGAACAGCGGCCGCTCGCCGGCGCGGATGTTCTTGCTTGTCTTGTCGCCCTGCAGGTGGTTGTCCTCGAACGGGACCTTGCCGGTCAGGAGCTCGAAGCAGATCATGGCGAAGCTGTACACGTCGGCCTTCTCGGTGCGCCTGGACTCTGCACCCGCGACCTCCGGCTTGAGCACCTCGGGCGCGTACCAGATGCAGGCGTTATCGTCGCCGTTGACATTGGCGCCCATTGCGATGCCGGACTGCCCGAACCCGGTGACCTTGACCTGCACGTAGCCGCCGTCGGCTTGCCGTGGCCTCACGAGCACATTGGACGGGTTCAGCTCGCCGTGGTACATTCCCTTGGCGTGCAGGTACTCCATCCCGCGCGCGATCTGCAGCATGATGTCGATGGCGACGATGACAGGGAACGGTGTCCGCCGCCGCGGGCAGCTCACCTCCTTGACGTAGCTCCCCAGGTCCTTGGCCATGAGCTGGTCCATGACCACAAAGTACTCCTTCCTCTCCTCGTCGTGGAAGCAGTAGGTGGCGTGCGCGACGTTCGGGTGCGCCACCGAGGCCAGCAGCTCGATCTCGGCGCCGACGGCCTCGCCGTCCCCGATGAAATGCTTCATCGCGAAGCTCTCCCCCATCCATTGCACCTCCTTGAGGCGGCCGCCTAGCCTCCTGCGGACGCTGTAGTCGCCTCCAAGCAGAATGGACGCCGGGTGCAGCCTCCCCCTGGGCGCGGCGAGGACCTCGGCGAGGCGGTGCTCGTTCTTGGTCAGGCGCTTCGGCGCCGCCGGGCCCGTCATTTCGTCGAGCAGCTGCGACAGCGCCCACCTGTCCTCCTTCCACGCCGCGTCCATCCGAACGACCAGTTCACGGGACACCAAGTAGCGCTTGCCGTGCACGAGCTGGAACAGCTTTGGCTCGAGCATGTCCCTGTCGTACTTGCTGGCGAGCAGAAGCCGTGTCCGCGCGTGATCGTCCGGCTCGGAGCCGGCGATCTCCCCGGCGGCCTCGATGGCATCGACGGCGACGGAGACGCACCACAGGATGTTGTGGAGGTGGTGCTCGACGCACTCCGTGCCGTGCACCATGGCCGCGGCGCGGGCCCACCAGCTGCCGCGCGGGTCGAGGCACTGCCGGACGTAGCCCTCGGCGTCGCGGAGCGCGCGGTGGAGCTCGCGGAGCGGGGACTCCAGGGCGCGCCACTTGGTGCCGCGCTCGTCGAAGCGAAGGTGGGCTCGGACATTGCCGGTGATGGCGTCCAGCGCGTGCGCGCAGGTttcggcgaggaggcggcactgGCGAGGGTTGATGCGGAGGTCGGCCTCGAACGCCATGAGCGCGTTGATGCTGCCCACCACCTCACCGAGCTGCCGGAGCTGCTCCATCCCGATGGATGATCGAGACAAGGATGGATCGAGTCTTGGCGTGGTTCTTGAGCAGTGGTGCTCTTGTCTTGTTGAGATGGTACGGCCTCAGCCTCTGCCTCTGCAAGAATAAATAGTAAGACGATTGATTATCTTGAAAATACTGCCATGTAGTATCAACTCAGATTTCACCGTGATTTGAATCGTGGTGTGCTAAAATGTACAGTATTAAATGCAGACAACTGGCCTTGGGGAATTTTTGAAGATTGCAGAGACTGGTTGTTCCCCCCTCTCTGtttctttctattttctaccCCCCGTCAAATTACTACGTACCAAATTAGTAAAAGAAGAAGCGATCAAGAAACGGAACTTGCTTCACatgcacagatgaaacaactaataGAAAGGAACGCGTGATTAAACACCAAATCGGTAATACTCTGATATGGAACGCTGCCGTGAACTcaaaatcagagagagagagagagagagagagagagagagagagagagagatgggggGACTCACGGGGTTCTTGGAGCGCCGCCGAAAGATGAAAGATGAAGATGAGGATGGAGGGATTGCTTTGGCAGGGGACAAACAGAGAGACGGCCGGGGTATGATGTTTTGGTTGAAGAAGCGGTCAGAATTTGCAAGAGATGCAACAGTTGACTGGCGTAGAGATCCCGCTAGGTAGACAGAAAACGGGAGGAGTCTCCAAAGCAACTCTCAGGCAGAAACAAGGGAAGACGACGAGACGAGGTGAGGGAGAACAAGTGTCGTTTCCTTAACTGCAGTGGTGGAGTTATGGGGCACGAACGAACGCTTCGTTTCCCGATCGACCATACCATACCAGTCTCTACTCTAGTGTAACCGCAAGCGCAAGGCCGATCGGGAGACGTTGTGCTACTATCCTGGTCCaattgcttgcttgcttgcttgtgCGTGCCGTTTGGCAAGAGGGGATTTGCCCGCTGACTACGTACacacacgagagagagagagagatagggaGACGGCACGGCGATGACCATTTCGCGGCAGCTACAGATGGTCAAGACGACGATGGCAGGCGGCAAAAATAATGAAAAAAGGCAAAGTCTCCGCACAAGCACGATCCGTCCACCATGATCTCACACGAGTAGTTAGCTAGCTAGAATATATATCATCGCGTACGGGCGGCAACCGTCCCTTATACTGGTGCGACACCTGATGATAGGCTGAGAGTGGAAGGAAGCATTCATTCTTTTTAGCTGCCATTTTGCGTTGCTTCGCCAAGTGCCATTGTGCCAACCTCGCCTTCCATCTTTTTTCCTCGCGGGCGGGAACGTCGAGGTCGAACCACCCCAACCCAGCTCGGGGCAGCCCTGCGTGCGCCGCGTGGCTGGTCGACGCCCCACGTCGGTCCGGGACGACGAGGTGGGGTGGGAAGTGGTGGCGCCCATTGCCGTTGCCGTTGCGGTGGTTGGTTGGCGCGTCCTAGTCCAGTCGGTTACCGGCCCAACAGCGCCACCTGCGGTGCCTTTCCCGCCGGCACCCGAACGGATATCGCCTGAAAACCGACCTGGTGGGTCATTGCTCTCATCTGCTTTCTGTTGGGTGCGTTGCACAACTCCTGGCTGCAGATAGCGCCTTTCGATCGTCACGCATCGGTGCATGTACAAAAACATAAATAGCTGCCGCGGCTACCCGCCCGCCGCCCGTCTTCTTTTAGTTTTGGGTCGACAGTGCGCCCAACAGGCCAACCCATTTCATAACCGCGCGCGTTTTAGATCACGTCGTTGCTCAGATTTTGGCGCACCAGCGCGCGTGGAAAGCGGCCTAGCGCGCGCTGGTTTTGGCGCTCCAGCGTGCGGGAAAGGTTCGCGCGCGCGCCGCGGCTGGCGCTCGTTATAAAGAAGGCGCTCCCTTCACACTCTGTCCGCCGTCCACTCTCGCCGTCTCTGCGCCACCACGTCGATTTGCTGCCTACGCGCTTCAGATTTTCGCGAGTCCGCGAGCGCCGCTCCGGCGCCTTCTCCTTCGAGATTTGGTTTCGCGAGAAACGTCTCATCCTCGGCACCTTCGACATCGCAGAGAAGGCGGCCCGCGCGCacgacgcggcggcgtggcgcctccTGAGGCCTCGTCGGGATATGAATTTTCCCAACGTGTCGAGCCAGCGGGCGCAGGATCTAGCGCCTCTCCCGCGGCTTTTCACCGACGAGGATCATCATGTCCACCGGAGGCGGCAGCGTCGCCTCGCCATCGCAGAGAAGGACGTGGAAGCCTTGGTGGTGTGGCGCGGAGGCTTCCCGCAGGACATCGTCGACGAGCGCCAGTTCTACAAGCAAAGGAGGTTGGAGAGGgacgcgaggaggagggagcgagCCGTCTATCGGGAGGACAAGCGTTCGCGGAAGCAGGCAGCTCAACTGAAACTGAAGCTATGAGAAACGGCGGGTTGAGACTTTGAAGACGAGGCGTATGTTGACGCCTACATTcagacgtcggaggaggacattacCGAGTCGGAGTCAGAAAGCGACGAGTAGTGGTCTTTTCTTTTATCTATGTACACGCTAGAACTATCTATGTATCCATTACGCGCGTCCGTCTTATGTCCGCGCCGACGCAACTCAGGCTCAAAAATTGGCCGAGAATGGGTCGACAGGCGGACGAAAACGGACGCGCATTCATTTGAGGTCAGCGCGTTGGGCCGGCATTTTTGTCCACGTCGATCCAAACAGACAACCACGGACGAAATGAGTCACCCATTGAAGTTGCTCTAAGATCAGCACTCACCACCAATGTTAGGTTAGATACAACTGTGGTTGCCCAGCAGCTAGTATCCAACCACACGCACCAATGCACCATGTCTACGTTCTCTCTTCTATCAGTTCAAAGAAAAAAAACGTTCTCTCTTCTATGCAAACAGGCCCGTTCTTGAGATTTCAGCGGCTGGGTGAGATCAAAATAATAATCTTATACACAAGGTCTTTCACGATGATATTTCTAAGAAGAGAACCAGAGACATGTACTCCGCCGATGTGCGCAATGCAGTCGCCTCTCGGCATGGCCTTGTGGGGGGCGGTGACGGGTCATCTCCGACCGGACCGCACATGAGATCAAAAGTTTGTCGCGCGGCGAGACCATGCAGAAGAACATAGAAGATCAAACCTATCCCCCACTTGCAGACCAAATTGCGCTCGAGCACGGTGGCGGAGCAcaaactaatttttttggtattacGAACACGGATTGTGAGGCGAAAGTTTTTTCATATAATAAGCCAAATAACAACTAGAATCACCTATAAAAATATCAAGTCAAACGTAAAACAATCAACACTTGATAATATGGAGTCAACCTTTTAAATTTAGTGAATTGGTGTTTATTGGTACAAAGTTAGGAAGATGAGTGTATCGACCGAGCAGTCCCTGCTTCACTATCACATCAGTACACGCCCACATCGTCAGCCTGCTGTGGCCGTTTGTGACTCTGCCACTATACTTTTCTTTCAGGGACTACTATAATAAGTTTGGTATGTTTCTTTATCAAGACATTAGTTTGCTATCCCTTGCAAAATTAAATAAAAATAAAGACATACTctctctgtcccataatatagcTATTATGGGACGGAAGGAGCATTAGTTATTTAAAATTAAGAAATGCATGTTGGTTTGCTAAGATTATAATCCAAGCTATATGTATCAAATTGACCGCTAATCTAATTCCTTTCTTGAAAAAGCCAATCTAATCCATGATTCTACCTTTTGAGTTTTGCATTCGTTTTGAGCTAAACtttttgaaaaatattcatgaaagttcatggatttgaaaatGTTCGTGAATTTGGAAAATGGTCATGAAATTAAAAAAAGTTCAtggtttttttaaaaaataataatgaAAATAAAATTGATGAAATTTAAAATGGAATTAAATtaaaagaagaaagagaaaggaaaaaaaggaaaagggaaaaaaataataaaatgAAATGAAAGCGAAAAgcggaaaaataaaaataaaaagggaaagCGGAAAAGACAAACAAAACCCGTCCTGGAAATAACCAAAGGAAAACTGCCCTAAAAATTTGGTGAAAACAAGTACGACATGGTCGACCCATATAGGTAGTACTACTACACATACATGACATGTTAGTGCGTTCTATTGTCAACGAGTCACACGACGAACGCCAAATACGAATTGGCGGCGTAAGCGAGGGCGCTTCCTATTTCACGCCTCCACGTACCCTCCCACGCGCCTCGTCCACTCTATGACCGGCACATTGTGGGTTTTCTCCCAACCAGGGAACATACTATTTTTGGTGTGTTTCTTTCGACTGGATTTCTTtctttattattttttaaatttTCTTTGTTTTCCTTTCTTCTTTTTCCAGTGATCATTTTTCAAACTCATCAACCTTTTAGAAATTTGGGACAAAGTTTTGAAATTCGTGAACATTATATGatcaaaaatatttttttatttttagaaTAAATTTCAGAATTTGTGAAATTTCTTAGAATTTGTGGAAAAAATAGAAATTCTAAACAATTTTTGCATTCAAGTGTATTTTAAATTCATGAATTTTTTAAATCTAGGTATAATTTACAAATTCATGCatttttttgaacattttttaaatatgAAGCATTTGCTGAAATTTAGACCGCCTTTTCAATTTTGTGAACGCTTTCTAAAATATGAGAACATTTTTTTATATTCAAGAACTTATCTCAATTTTATTAACATATTTCAAAATTCAGGATCAGTTTTTGAAATTCATGATGCATTTTTGTATTTGTGAACATTTGTTTAAATTTCAAAACACTTTAAgaaatcatgattttttttctaaaatGTGAGAGCATTGTTCGAGTATGTGATCATTTTTGGAAATGATATTTCTTTTGAAATTCATGAGCTTAATTGAAACTCGAATATTTTTTGATATATTTGACgtttgtgaacatttttcaaCATGTCAAAGCAAAAATTAAAAAATTAAGAAGGAAAAAAAGGGCGCCACTCCTTGCATATGGGCAGGCCCAAAGCGCTCTCAGGGGATGCACATTTCCTTACTTTTCCCCGCATAGAAAGGGGGATAGGATCGACTCAAAAAAAGAAGACAGGGGAATAGGAACCCCTCAAAAAAAAAGGTAGGGGACTAGGAGGTCTCGTAATATAGAGGGCACCACCTGACGGATCCTATTCTCCCTGCGCTAGTCAGGGGATAGCTACCAAACGCGCACCCCCGCCCGCGTTAATGTGCCGGCCCGTTAGTCAGTTCTGCCTTTACTTTTTTCTCCATTTCAATTAACCTTTTCTCTGCGTTTTCTATTCTTTTATGTTTTATATTTGCTTTTTCTCAAATTTAAGAACTTCAACAAAtcgtgaacttttttcaaattgcTCAACTTTTCTGAAAAACGTGAAATATTTTCATACCGCgaacttttctaaaaaaatcaagAATAATTTTAATATTCGTGAATAATCCAAATTTTGTAATACCTCTAAAATCTAAATATTTTCCCAATTCATGACCATTTCTCAAAATCATGATTATTATTTTTTAAATTACTCAAACTTGGGAACAATTTTGAAATTTTCTACTCTGTCATTTTtataaatttgtgaacatttctTTGAGCACATGAATATTCTGAAATTTTCAAGAACATTTTTCGAATTATAATCATTTTTCTAACTCACAATTTTTTGGAAATTAGTGAACTTTTTTTAAGTCATGAATTTATTTGAGattcgtgaacatttttcaaaCTCATGGACATTTTTTAAAAGTCTTGAAAATAACTTAATTCACAAAAAAATGAACATTTTATGAATTCACGAACATATTTTGAAAGTCATGAATATTTTTGAGACTCACGAATATTTTTTAAATTCGTAAATAGTTTTTGAGTTCATGATTTATTAAATTCACAATTGTTTTTTGCAGTGTTTGAAAGTATTTTATTAGAAAACCGAGTGAAGTAAATACATTTTGTTCAATAAAATCACCCCAAAAAATATAACAACACAAACTAGGGAGCGCTACATGCGCACTTGTTATAGGGCCGACCTACTAGTGCCGGCGCTAGGAAAGAGGAATGTGTTTGCTAAGTATCCGGTGCGCTGGTGTTAGGACCGAGAGGCGAAAGTATATCGACTGGAGGGGGTGGGGGGTGAATGGGAGATTCAAAAATTCTTGCGAATGTTTTGAACAGATCCCAAACACAGCAGCGGAAATAAGGTTCGGTAGACAAGAACTCAACCAAGCATGCTAGTGAGGAACATATCTATCAAGATAGGAAGTTATCATGGTTCTAGCATAGGATATCACAGGTTTCACAACAATGATGGTAATGCAATatgcaagcaaatatagaagcaTGAGAGAAAACAGGATATGAACTACGAGGGAGAACACGAGTAAGAACTATGATGAGGAGAATGAACAATGACACAGAGAAAGTATCCTGGCCTAAGAACTATGATGAGGAGAATGAACAATGACACAGAGAAAGTATCCTGGCCTAATCAAGTGCGAAAAGGAATGAAAACTACTTGGAATGACTACTCTGAATGATGAGAATGCAACAGGGTGAGCAATAAAAGATAACAGATGTGAACGACAGAGATGATAGAAACGAAAGATATGCAACAGTCAAATAATGATCAGATAAACTATCGACACAGAGCACGAGAGTAAACTGCTGAATGTAATGGAGTAAAGTAGATTGAACCAGTGGTGCTCGATGGTGACAAAGAGATTTGGTAGTCTAGTTCGCCTTTCtgcctgtaacatcccaaattttcgaatttggaatgttatacatagtcatccatgcatatcatactTTATTCGCATTTTGTTTCGCGATCCTcaaaaatcctaagcaactcaaggaccctcggagagagttggggatttcccggttttcaaatttgatttttatcaaattttgaaacgaggatttttgattttaattattttctctccaaaaatatttcatactaaaatatatgagaggagataatatgacttctccaagataattgaaatattggaggaaaaatattaaaatcaaatatttgttttatttggattttattgcaattttgtttgcattagaaatattgcacatttttcaaaattgcattttagggccaagaaaatgttcatctcgttctaaatattttatttagacagtgaaaatttattttggcatttttagatttttattaaaaaaattagGATTTTATTTCAGTCGGTgaaattattttttaaaaaaagtttcgcgctcgactgggcctaaggcccagccgagccaggccggcccgagCCGCCACCGCCGACCCGGACTCcaagtccgagccg from Triticum urartu cultivar G1812 chromosome 3, Tu2.1, whole genome shotgun sequence encodes:
- the LOC125544147 gene encoding mitogen-activated protein kinase kinase kinase 13-A-like; protein product: MEQLRQLGEVVGSINALMAFEADLRINPRQCRLLAETCAHALDAITGNVRAHLRFDERGTKWRALESPLRELHRALRDAEGYVRQCLDPRGSWWARAAAMVHGTECVEHHLHNILWCVSVAVDAIEAAGEIAGSEPDDHARTRLLLASKYDRDMLEPKLFQLVHGKRYLVSRELVVRMDAAWKEDRWALSQLLDEMTGPAAPKRLTKNEHRLAEVLAAPRGRLHPASILLGGDYSVRRRLGGRLKEVQWMGESFAMKHFIGDGEAVGAEIELLASVAHPNVAHATYCFHDEERKEYFVVMDQLMAKDLGSYVKEVSCPRRRTPFPVIVAIDIMLQIARGMEYLHAKGMYHGELNPSNVLVRPRQADGGYVQVKVTGFGQSGIAMGANVNGDDNACIWYAPEVLKPEVAGAESRRTEKADVYSFAMICFELLTGKVPFEDNHLQGDKTSKNIRAGERPLFPFQTPKYLTALTKRCWHADPEQRPGFSSVCRVLRYVKRFLVMNPEQQQQAAQGDEPVVPPVDYLDLEMQLLRRLPAWQRGEGARVSDVPFQMFAYKVLEREKIAGVAQARDKASDSGSEGNSLYGDENGVGAMSPDRPSSVASNGTMRPLPDISDGKKPPSAKKADGKAARQPVAGHPQKVKPGNPARTPQAPRRTLGVKTDGVS